The genome window GTGGCCGTCCATAACGTGGGCCGTGACGTTGGACAGACCCTCGTTCTGCGCACGCGCCACGAGCAGTTCCACCATCGCGGGGGAGATGTCCGTTGCCACTACCTCTGCGCCGAGGCGTGCCACTGGGATACTGAGCGCTCCGCTGCCGGCGGCTACGTCCAGAAATCGCATTCCTGGACGAAGGTCAACTCGCTGAAGCACGGTCTCCGCGAAAGAGATGGTAAAAGGAGTGGCGTACTCGTCGAAGCCGGCTGCAATCTCGTCCCAGGCGGCCTCTGTCTCTCGGGTATCCTTAGCGGTCATGGGTATCCCTCACTTTGTCAGACCGGCAGACGGGACTGTGAAATCGCCCTTGAACGCCTCTACCTGTACTACCGTCTGCCGAGTTCACGTGCACTGTCATCGTAAGACCACTCCTAGAGACGCGACGAGAGAGCAAGCCATTTGCCACTAATGGTAATTATATAAATGCAACGTCATACAAGGGAGGGGGAGTTTCCTCGGAATCCCCTCTCCGCGAATCGACCCCCTGTCTACAGCACGTGGTTCCTATCAAGGGCTGAGGATTCTGACAGAACCGCCAACGAGTATCTCTACCGCGAGCGAGCGAAACGAGCGAGCGGGCCGAGAAGCGAACGGCGGCGCGCTTTGCGCGCCGAAGTGAGCGACGAGTGTCCTCGTGAACGAAGTGAACGAGGGCTCGTCAGAGCTCCGCTCTGACGGTGCTTTTGGTCCGAGAGCAGACGCGAAGCGTCTGCTAAGCTTTCGCGGTTTCACCGCGAAGACAGCTTTTGCCGAGCGGACGGCGAAGCCGTCCGCGCAGCGGAAAAGGTCGTAGTTAGTCGTCCGACGTAATCGGCGTCCCGTCGGCCTCCGCGGGCGCGGGGCTGTCGTCCATCTCGTCCTCGTCGGCGTACGGGTACCACGTGAGCTTCGTGTTGTGCATCATCGGGTCCTCGTAGTCGGTCTCCTCGGGTTCGACGAGTTCGGCGAGTTCCTCCTCGTCGAGGCGTTCGACGAACTCGCGGAACGTCTCCTCGCCCTCACGCTGCTCCTCGAAGTTGGCGAGCAGGTTCCTTATCGCGCCGGGAACCTCGTCGGCGGGGACGCGCTGGCCGACCCAGTCGGCGAACTGCGGATTCTCGCCGAGACCGCCGCCGAGGCCGATGTCGAGCGCCTCGACGGCCTCGCCGTTCTTGCGCGTCTTCATCCCGCGGAGGCTCACGTCCGCGATTTGGGGTTGCGCGCAGGAGGCGGTGCAGCCCGAGAGGTGGATGTGGAAGTCCTCGACGCCCTCGGGGAGGTCGACGTTCTCCTTCAGCCAGCGCGCGTAGCGCACTTGCCGGTTCTTCGTCTCGACGATGGAGAGCGAGCAGAACTCCGTCCCGGTGCAGGCGATGGAGCCGCGCATGAACGGGTGCGGGTCCGGCGAGTAGTTCTCCAGCAACTGCTCGGCGAGCAGGTCGTCGAGTTTCTCCTCGGGCACGTCGGTGACGATGGCGTTCTGGCGCTGCGTCAGGCGAACTTCGCCGGAGCCGTACTCCTCGGCGAGGTCGGCGAGTTCGAGCACGTCGGCCGCGCCCATCCGGCCGACGAGCACGTCCAGTCCGACGTAGTAGTTGCCGTCGTTCTGCTCGTGGACGCCGACGTGGTCGGAGTGACCGCCCGTCGCGTAGCCGGAGTTGTACGAGTACTCCTCGCGGAGGTCCTCGCCCGCAGTGGGTAGCTCCCAGTCGACGTACTCCTCCTGGAGGACGCGACGGAACTTCTCGGGGCCCCACTCGTCCATCAGGAACTTGACGCGGGCGTTGTAGCGGTTCTCTCGGTCGCCGTGGTCGCGGAACAGCGCCGAGATAGCGCCGCCGACCTCACTGGCCCGCTCGGGCGTGACGAACACGTCGAGGCCGCGGGCCAGTCGCGGTTCGTTGCGGGCGAGGCCGCCGCCGACGCGGACGTTGAACCCCTTCCGTCCGCTCTTCGTCGCCGGCTCGAACGCGAGGTCGTTGATGTCGCCTTGCCCGCAGCCTTCGCGGCACCCGGTGACCGACACCTTCCACTTCCGCGGGAGGTTCGTGTGTTCGTCGTTTCCTTTGTAGGTGTCGTGGAGGTTCAGCGCGACGGGGAGCGCGTCGACGTGCTCGTGTTTGTCCTTGCCGGCGACGGGACAACCGACGATGTTCCGCCAGGAGTCGCCGCAGGCCTGCTGCGTGGAGAGCCCGTGTTCGTCGAGTTTCTCAAAGATAGCCGGGACGTCCTCGATGCGAATCCAGTGGAGCTGGATGGACTGCCGGGTGGTGAAGTCGGCGTACGCCGCGCCGAACTCGGGGTTGACGCCGGGGCCGCGGGCGAACTCGTCGGCGATCTCGCCGACGGCGCGGACCTGTCCCGGTTCGAGCACGCCGTTGGGCGTCCCGATGCGCATCATGAAGTAGCTCTCCTGGCCGTTTCGCTGGTGGTACAGCCCCCACCACTTGAAGCGCTCGAACCAGGCGTCGCGTTCGTCTTTGGGAATCGACTCCCACCCCTGCTCGGCGAACTCGAACAGATGCTCCCGTATCTCGTTACCGTACACCTCGGACTTCCATCGCTCCACGTCGGTCGGCATTGGAGTTCCCTATCGCCCACACGCCTAAACCACTCGTTGCCCCGTCAACCATCCCCGGTGCTCGCTGAAAGCGGATAATGTTGCCTACTCACGGTCGTCGACTCGCGTTCGACGGCAACAGGCCGTCACGGTCGACAGTTCGCCACTCGCCGTCGACGACGCGGCCGACCGGCAACCAGTCGGTCGTCGTCTTTTCGCCGCAGACGATGCACTGACAGACCGCTCGGAGTTCGACCGTGCGGCCGTCGATTCCGGGTTCGACGAGGTTCTCGACCACCGCGTCGGCGAGGTCGCAGTCGCAGAAACCGGGGTCGTAGAGGCGCCAGAGCTCTCCGACGCCGACGCGTCGTTGGTCGTCGACGGAGAGCCACGCGCCGTCGTCCTGGATGCGAAGCGAGACGGTCACTATCCGTCGTTCGGCCTTCGGATACCTGTCTACGTCGGTCGATGCAAGCTTCCGACATCCCCACGACGGACGGTGCGCGAACAATCGCGGGACTGCGGCGGGCCAGTCCCGTTTCGGCCGTCAGAAATAGCGGCAACCGGTTCCCGTATCGGGGAGTGCTGGCACGGTTTACTACCGAAGACGCCCTTATTCGGTCGACGCTCTCAATGGGTACTGTGACGAATCTCCACGACGACGCGACCCATCGAGAACACGCGTCCGCCGACGTCGCCCCCGAACTGTACGAGGAGGTCGATGCGGCGGATGAGTGACCCGGCGCACTCCGAGAAGAGGACGCCCGACGCCGACCGCCCGGCCGATACCGACCGCTCGGCCGATGCCGACTGCCCGACCGACGACGACCACTTCTCGGGTCTCGAAGACGGCGCCGGCTGTACCGAAATCTGGGAACACCTCTCGGAACGCCGAGCGCAGGCGGACGCCCGCCCGGCCGAGAACGCCGACGACTGACTCGAATCCTCCTCAAATTCCCACAATGAGCTGCCGACTCCCAGCGCCCCGTCGTTCTCTGCGCCGCCGACCCCCAGTGCTCCGTCGTTCTCTGCACCGTCGAATCCCAGGGCTCCGCCGACAGCCGCCCGTAGTCGATATCCCGACCTGTCGGTATCGCACCCCGCAGGCCAGAGCACGGGACGCTTTTGACCGACCCCGCCCAACGGACCGTAGATGAGAGACGACCCGACGCCGAACGTGCCGCCCTCGGAGGCCGACCGCACCTCGCCCGTCGGCGAACCGGTCGTCCGCTCGGACCCCGCGGTGACGGGTGAGCGGGCGCGCGAAGCGGTCGGCTTCGACCCCGACGACCCCGAGAGCGTCGCCCACGCCGCCGAGACGGTGCGTCAGTTCGCCGACTCGACGGTCGGCAGCGCGGACAACGTCTACATGCTCCGCGGTGCCGCGGCGTGTGCGGCGCTCGTCCGCGGCGTCGGGTCGTACAAAGCGGCGGCCGAGGAGGCCGGCGGCGACGTCTCTGTCGCGTTCATCCGCAAGTGGGCGCGGGTCCACGACCTCCCGCGGTCGGTTCGTCGTCACGTCGCCCTCGGCCACATCGCGCCCACCGCGGCGAAGCACATCGCTCGCGTCTCCGGCGAGGCGCGGTTCGCGCTCGCGTGGGCGACGCTCGACGGCGACCTCACCGTCCGCGAGGTCCGTCGCCTCGCCAGCGCCGTCAACGACGGCGAGAGCGTCGAGTCCGCCCTCCGCGAGCGCGGAATCGAACTGGGACACATCTCCGTCTCGCTGCCGCCGGAGGCGTACGTCGAACTCCGCCGTCGCGCGTCGCTGTCGGACCGGTCGCCCGACGACGTGCTGAGCGACGCGCTCGTCGCGTACCTCCGCGACGGAGACGAGTAGCCCCCGCAGTTGTAGCCCCGTCAGTTCTCCGCGAGGTACCGCCGCGCCGCCGTCGCAATCGTTGCCCGCGCCGTCTCCACGTCCGGCCAGTGGATCGTCTCGTTCGGGAAGTGCGCCTGTTCTATCGTCCCCGGTCCGAACACGACGGTCGGGATACCGGCCTCGACGTAGTGACGCGAATCCGCGCCGTAGGTCGCGCCGCGGGCTTCTGTATCGGCTAACCCCGCGTCGCCCATCGCGGCCTGTAACGCCGCGACGACCGGTTCGTCGGCGTCGATTTCGGCGGACTCGAACTGGATGGTGAACCGCTCGAACTCGGGTGGGTGTTCGGTGAGCCACTCGCTCTCCGCGACGACCTCCGCGAGGCGCGCCTCGTACTCCTCCTCGACCTCGTCCACCGTCTCGCCGGGAGCGACGCCGATGCGAATCTCCGCCGTCAGCGACGCCGGAACCGTCGAGGACCACGACCCGGCCTCGACGCGGCCGATGCAGATGGGCCACGGGACGGGGAACTCCTCGTACAGCGGGTGGTGGACGCGCTCGCCGCGTTCGGCTTCGAGTTCCTCGAAGGCGTGACGAATCCGCTCGAAGTGCGGCAGGACCGACTCGCCGACCCACCGCGTCGCCGCGTGCGCCGACCGCCCGGTGAGGTGGAGACGCTTCATCACGGTCCCCTCCGTCGCCGTGACGACGGTCAGGTCGGTCGGCTCGGCGACGATGGCGGCGTCGCGGTCGAACGGGTAGGGGTTGTCGAGCGCCGCCGCGGCGGCTCCGATACCCCCGTCTTCCTCGCCGGTGACGCTCTCGACGACGATTCGACCGTCGAGTTCCAGTTCCTCGTTTTCGACGGCGTCGCGCACGTCGAGCGCCGCGAACACGCAGGCGGCAACTCCCGACTTCATGTCCACCGCGCCGCGGGCGGTGAGGTCGTCGCCGTTCCACGTCGGTTCGAAGGGGTCGCTGTCCCACAGTTCGTCTTCGGCGGGCACGACGTCGCTGTGGCCGTTCAGTACGAGCGTCGGTCCGGCGTCGGGGTTTCCGAACTCCAGCACGCCGGCGACGCTCGGTCTGTCGGCGACGACGATGTCGTCGGGGTCGTCCGGAAACGACGGATGCTCGGCGAGACGGTCGGCGTCCGCGTGCCACTCGACGGTCTCGAAGCCGAACTCGTCGAGTCGCTCGCGGAACCACGACTGCGCCGCCGCTTCCCGACAGTCGGTCGTGTCGAAACGGAGAAACTCCTCGGTGAAGGTCCGGAGATTCATGTCCACACCGACGACGCCCCCCCGCCTAAGCGTTCGGACGCCCGAGGGTTTCGCCGCGTTGTCGGGCGGCCGCCGATGTAAACACTTTTCAGCGCTCTCGCGTAACTCAGTTCGAGGGCTGGTAGCTCAGTTAGGCAGAGCGTCTGGCTTTTAACCAGACGGTCGGGGGTTCAACTCCCTCCCAGCCCGTTTTCCTGCGAACCGAGTGAGCAGTGAAAACGCTACAGGAGGTGTTGAATCAGGGAGTGAAGCGAGCGCCAGCGAGCGAAACGACCGTGGTTCAACTCCCTCCCAGCCCGCTTCTGCGACGAACCACCCGACGAGCATCGCGTAGCGGTGCGAGTCGCCCACGAGGAGCGAAGCGACTCCCGTCGGTCCGCCGACTCCGTTCGCTCCCCGCCGACGTCCGTTGCTCGTGCTCTGATGTGACGCAGAAGGTGGTGGGAGAACGGACGGTACGTGCTCTGTCACGCACCGTGAGCAATCTCAACGTCTCCCGAAGTCGAACTCTACCCAGTGACGTGGGTCAGCCAGCCATGTCTGATGCGGTCGTCGCGTCTGTCAGTGTTGTGATGAACGGAGACAGATTGGGGGTGCCTCCGGTCGCTCCGCTCAATCTCGTGCACTGACGCTGACTCGCCCGTCCGCTCTCACGGCGACCTCGAACCCTTCGTAATCGAAGGCGAGTTCGCCGCGGATGTCTCGCGGCCGTCGCGAATCAGGGCCGAAGAGTGCAGTCTCGAGCGCGTCGACGTCGACGCTGTCGTAGAGCGGGGAGAACTCGTTGTGCAGCGGGTCTACACCCGCCGCGTCGGCGACAGCGCCGAGGATAGTGACACTCAAGTCGAGGGACTCACCCGGGCGATACCATGCCTCTGATGTTCCAGGTGCGTCGTTCGCGCGCCCGTCCGCGTCGACGCTGTCCTCGGTGCTCGAGTGTTCCATCGATTCGACCTCTCCGACCATACTCCATATGTAATGAGAGACTGTGTAGCATCCTCGGTTGACTGTTCAATCATTTATATACTCTAACTCCCGGTCACTCCAGTCGACGCCGGCGAGTCCGTTCTGGACGAACGTTTTGTGGGCGCGTCGGAGGCGAACCGAGGCCGCCTGTGCGGAGATCCCCATCTCCTCCGCGAGTTCGCTCAGCGTCGTGCGCCGCGGCACCTCGAAGTATCCTCGGTCGAGCGCCCGTACGAGAATCTCGCGTTGGGGTCCCGTCAGACCGAACGACTCGCCGGGCAACTCGCCGCT of Haloprofundus halophilus contains these proteins:
- a CDS encoding HalOD1 output domain-containing protein, yielding MVGEVESMEHSSTEDSVDADGRANDAPGTSEAWYRPGESLDLSVTILGAVADAAGVDPLHNEFSPLYDSVDVDALETALFGPDSRRPRDIRGELAFDYEGFEVAVRADGRVSVSARD
- a CDS encoding DUF7119 family protein, which encodes MRDDPTPNVPPSEADRTSPVGEPVVRSDPAVTGERAREAVGFDPDDPESVAHAAETVRQFADSTVGSADNVYMLRGAAACAALVRGVGSYKAAAEEAGGDVSVAFIRKWARVHDLPRSVRRHVALGHIAPTAAKHIARVSGEARFALAWATLDGDLTVREVRRLASAVNDGESVESALRERGIELGHISVSLPPEAYVELRRRASLSDRSPDDVLSDALVAYLRDGDE
- a CDS encoding nitrite/sulfite reductase, with product MPTDVERWKSEVYGNEIREHLFEFAEQGWESIPKDERDAWFERFKWWGLYHQRNGQESYFMMRIGTPNGVLEPGQVRAVGEIADEFARGPGVNPEFGAAYADFTTRQSIQLHWIRIEDVPAIFEKLDEHGLSTQQACGDSWRNIVGCPVAGKDKHEHVDALPVALNLHDTYKGNDEHTNLPRKWKVSVTGCREGCGQGDINDLAFEPATKSGRKGFNVRVGGGLARNEPRLARGLDVFVTPERASEVGGAISALFRDHGDRENRYNARVKFLMDEWGPEKFRRVLQEEYVDWELPTAGEDLREEYSYNSGYATGGHSDHVGVHEQNDGNYYVGLDVLVGRMGAADVLELADLAEEYGSGEVRLTQRQNAIVTDVPEEKLDDLLAEQLLENYSPDPHPFMRGSIACTGTEFCSLSIVETKNRQVRYARWLKENVDLPEGVEDFHIHLSGCTASCAQPQIADVSLRGMKTRKNGEAVEALDIGLGGGLGENPQFADWVGQRVPADEVPGAIRNLLANFEEQREGEETFREFVERLDEEELAELVEPEETDYEDPMMHNTKLTWYPYADEDEMDDSPAPAEADGTPITSDD
- a CDS encoding M20/M25/M40 family metallo-hydrolase, with the translated sequence MNLRTFTEEFLRFDTTDCREAAAQSWFRERLDEFGFETVEWHADADRLAEHPSFPDDPDDIVVADRPSVAGVLEFGNPDAGPTLVLNGHSDVVPAEDELWDSDPFEPTWNGDDLTARGAVDMKSGVAACVFAALDVRDAVENEELELDGRIVVESVTGEEDGGIGAAAAALDNPYPFDRDAAIVAEPTDLTVVTATEGTVMKRLHLTGRSAHAATRWVGESVLPHFERIRHAFEELEAERGERVHHPLYEEFPVPWPICIGRVEAGSWSSTVPASLTAEIRIGVAPGETVDEVEEEYEARLAEVVAESEWLTEHPPEFERFTIQFESAEIDADEPVVAALQAAMGDAGLADTEARGATYGADSRHYVEAGIPTVVFGPGTIEQAHFPNETIHWPDVETARATIATAARRYLAEN